In a genomic window of Erigeron canadensis isolate Cc75 chromosome 5, C_canadensis_v1, whole genome shotgun sequence:
- the LOC122600096 gene encoding uncharacterized protein LOC122600096 isoform X2: MKSSEGCNTFVTSQGRQSGSGVVNYDEEYSDDNRLSDADFDHVLPKDVAAEKFWKVKEESTGKHEDDLMESFKGLDFAHKEFEKEVQKWKDIGKDDPSIFDDSIEDMLELKDAKILELESALISGDAELQDLLKKIIQAEVEYVVITTTTKRLTEEPLCEIKHNLQRNYISSQEMQTTKKQGEKLETTEDVKKLHNRVCRLTLGAIIQLMLLLVTLFYLKFSPKSVEVVPT, translated from the exons GGTTGTAACACTTTCGTAACAAGCCAAGGTAGACAGAGTGGTAGCGGAGTTGTGAATTACGATGAGGAGTACAGTGATGATAATCGTTTGAGTGATGCTGATTTTGATCATGTTTTACCAAAAGATGTTGCCGCTGAGAAATTTTGGAAGGTTAAGGAAGAAAGCACGGGGAAACATGAGGATGATCTTATGGAATCATTCAAAGGACTTGATTTTGCCCACAAGGAATTCGAGAAAG AAGTGCAAAAATGGAAGGATATTGGCAAAGATGATCCATCTATCTTCGATGACTCGATTGAGGATATGCTTGAGCTAAAGGATGCCAAGATATTGGAACTGGAATCTGCCTTGATATCTGGAGACGCCGAGCTTCAGGATCTTCTGAAGAAAATAATTCAAGCTGAGGTGGAATATGTAGTAATAACTACAACAACTAAAAGATTGACTGAAGAACCGTTGTGTGAAATTAAACATAACTTGCAACGAAATTACATATCATCACAAGAAATGCAAACCACCAAGAAGCAAGGCGAGAAGTTGGAGACCACAGAAGATGTAAAGAAACTGCACAATAGGGTGTGTAGACTTACGTTAGGTGCCATTATCCAGTTGATGCTATTACTTGTAACTCTTTTTTACCTGAAATTTTCGCCGAAAAGTGTAGAGGTTGTACCCACTTAA